From a single bacterium genomic region:
- a CDS encoding DegT/DnrJ/EryC1/StrS family aminotransferase, whose amino-acid sequence MNIALSKPLFDNEELSEIEKVLESGWVMQGPKVAEFEQEFSRVVNSDWSVAVSSCSTALHLAMKAIGIGKGDEVIVPALTWIATAAAVEECEGTVVFCDIDPATFNIDPNCLDRLINPRTKAIVAVNLFGLAADLPKLVQIAQANDLILIEDAACSLGATVNEKASGTFGRLGCFSFHPRKSITTGEGGMIVGASLDDELLLRSLRSHGVKTSPKGTATSAQPYDLGDFDKLGYNYRLTDLQAALGIAQLRKLERILQRRREIARAYDSGLSDLELLRLPTEPEGFVHTYQSYVMMVGASTHDRNGAEKMHDCRNRIMIDLKQAGVATRPGTHAVHTLEYFEKKYGLSQWSAPNANAAMNQSIALPLHPLLTTSEVEYVIHSVRKAYDAVFSVRNASATVA is encoded by the coding sequence ATGAATATTGCGCTGTCGAAGCCACTGTTTGACAACGAGGAGTTGTCAGAAATTGAGAAAGTCCTGGAGTCAGGATGGGTGATGCAGGGACCAAAGGTGGCAGAATTCGAACAAGAGTTTTCTCGCGTGGTAAATTCTGACTGGTCGGTCGCAGTGTCTTCCTGTTCGACAGCACTGCATTTGGCAATGAAAGCAATCGGAATCGGGAAGGGCGACGAAGTAATCGTACCCGCTTTGACATGGATTGCAACTGCCGCCGCTGTTGAAGAGTGCGAAGGAACAGTCGTGTTCTGCGATATCGATCCGGCGACATTCAACATTGATCCGAATTGCCTCGACAGACTTATCAATCCACGCACCAAGGCAATTGTCGCTGTCAACCTCTTTGGATTAGCGGCAGACCTGCCAAAACTTGTCCAAATAGCCCAAGCCAACGATTTGATTCTTATTGAAGACGCCGCTTGTTCTTTAGGAGCAACCGTGAACGAAAAAGCCAGCGGTACGTTTGGCCGGTTGGGCTGTTTCTCGTTTCATCCACGCAAGTCGATTACGACTGGCGAAGGAGGAATGATTGTCGGCGCCTCGCTTGACGATGAATTGCTTCTGCGATCGTTGCGCTCGCATGGAGTGAAAACTTCACCGAAGGGAACAGCGACTTCAGCTCAACCATACGATCTTGGCGACTTTGACAAACTTGGCTACAACTATCGCCTGACTGATTTGCAGGCTGCACTTGGCATCGCGCAGCTTCGTAAATTGGAACGGATACTTCAGCGCCGAAGAGAAATTGCCCGAGCATACGATTCTGGATTGTCTGATCTCGAGTTGTTGAGATTGCCAACGGAACCTGAGGGATTCGTTCACACATATCAGTCATATGTGATGATGGTTGGTGCATCGACGCACGATAGAAATGGCGCTGAAAAAATGCACGACTGTCGGAATCGGATCATGATCGATCTTAAGCAAGCTGGAGTGGCGACGCGTCCGGGAACTCACGCAGTCCACACACTGGAATACTTCGAGAAAAAGTATGGACTATCGCAGTGGTCGGCTCCAAATGCCAATGCAGCAATGAACCAATCTATCGCTCTTCCGCTGCACCCACTTTTGACAACTTCTGAAGTTGAATATGTAATTCACTCAGTAAGAAAAGCGTACGACGCGGTATTTTCGGTACGTAACGCGAGCGCTACAGTCGCGTAA
- a CDS encoding glycosyltransferase family 2 protein, whose product MRDVLMFCDKKGYYGFLKPYLDSYVGDSRYQFVVERSESKERLLEYFGKDCTIWLDHLNEFAIWASSLQNNGKTKLVCRVQGTELLDVDLQNCRWEAFDAVVTSNHSSEAVLFDAVDRLESMAAYSLIPPAAQVTPLSVAQKVRTKNIAYLSDIDHESNSLVILDVLSELVRVDKEYKLYVVGDFATTSLRVHFEHMIAAMQLSENIEFHQRPDNLAIWLKDKSYILSTAIAAGNEAEIALAMTLGVQPVVINHFGAESLTDSAELVNCVSGCVNKLLQEPGDPSQLRQKALETSNVDMYRGQFEEVLNGADFAYEPKVSILLPTYNRAEMLKRALARLAQQTYSNREIVVINDCSSDTTESVVLEAMKTRSDIVYHRNDVNLGNAGSMAMAAAKSSGDFVLSFSDDDDLDNRALEEFVSYWRRKKSDIIYSDLAVTDSTGRETAQWKYRNYYSNYELLNELVFADGNKIPEVFFCRRELYDQVYTQTYTRRFLNTYYLPHLRKLKMIHLPKMLCRYAVHVGSTFGNVVGLFDRSKSTQNYVNAAMFMYAPGRVMNIPNDRPASQQIADAYACVASVLIEHGKRRISGKMYTGVSYEEKDNLHWLYFYNAFHWLKMAQRYGLPEEHARKIENQILETIDPAGFNPRKHANMPDVYRELPWFANKAFNNLSKFVAFDCVSLGAPEWMAKRSYSVYKDGKAEIEVCNHLCKSQDEFETVMRRTSVTVVNIFDASSVESTIRYLIENQLSSVHVFNFSRVRVPEIELLKTVFNVGPGAVRSFADYLKLVTQISTASHYEYCAVEATV is encoded by the coding sequence ATGCGCGACGTTCTGATGTTTTGCGACAAGAAGGGTTACTACGGCTTTCTCAAACCGTACCTCGACTCCTACGTGGGAGACAGCCGCTACCAATTTGTTGTTGAGCGAAGTGAGAGCAAGGAGCGCTTACTCGAGTACTTTGGGAAAGACTGCACGATCTGGCTTGATCATCTCAATGAATTTGCTATCTGGGCTTCGTCACTTCAGAACAATGGTAAGACCAAGTTGGTTTGCAGGGTCCAGGGAACTGAACTCTTGGATGTGGACTTACAGAACTGCCGTTGGGAAGCATTTGATGCTGTAGTTACCAGCAATCATTCAAGTGAGGCCGTCCTGTTTGATGCAGTCGACCGACTGGAATCGATGGCAGCATATTCTTTGATTCCACCTGCCGCTCAAGTAACACCTTTGTCGGTAGCGCAAAAAGTAAGAACAAAGAACATCGCATACCTTAGTGACATTGACCATGAATCAAACTCCTTGGTCATCCTGGATGTTCTTTCAGAGTTGGTCAGGGTCGATAAGGAATACAAGCTATATGTCGTTGGCGATTTTGCGACGACATCACTTCGTGTACACTTCGAGCATATGATCGCCGCAATGCAGCTTTCTGAGAACATCGAGTTTCACCAACGCCCTGACAATCTGGCGATTTGGCTAAAGGACAAATCGTATATTCTGTCAACTGCGATTGCAGCAGGCAATGAAGCTGAGATTGCTCTTGCGATGACGCTCGGAGTACAGCCTGTCGTGATCAACCACTTTGGAGCCGAATCTCTGACAGATTCAGCAGAGTTGGTCAACTGCGTGAGCGGTTGCGTTAACAAATTGCTTCAGGAACCTGGAGATCCTTCACAGCTGCGGCAGAAGGCACTTGAAACCAGCAATGTCGATATGTATCGCGGGCAGTTTGAAGAAGTGTTGAATGGCGCTGACTTCGCTTACGAGCCGAAGGTTAGCATCCTCCTGCCGACATACAATCGCGCCGAGATGTTGAAGCGCGCTCTAGCGCGACTTGCGCAACAGACCTATTCAAATCGTGAAATTGTTGTCATCAACGACTGCTCAAGCGACACGACGGAGTCGGTCGTACTGGAAGCGATGAAGACGAGGTCAGATATTGTCTATCACCGCAATGATGTCAACCTTGGCAATGCCGGCTCGATGGCGATGGCGGCAGCAAAATCCAGCGGCGACTTCGTTCTTTCATTTAGCGATGATGACGACCTCGACAACCGGGCTCTGGAAGAGTTCGTCAGTTACTGGCGGCGCAAGAAGTCGGACATTATCTACAGCGATTTGGCTGTAACAGACTCGACAGGCAGAGAAACGGCGCAATGGAAGTATCGAAACTATTACAGCAACTATGAACTACTGAATGAGTTGGTATTCGCCGACGGCAATAAGATTCCCGAGGTGTTTTTCTGTCGCCGCGAGCTGTATGATCAAGTCTATACGCAAACATACACCCGTCGTTTTCTCAATACCTACTACTTGCCGCATCTGCGCAAACTCAAGATGATCCACCTTCCGAAAATGCTCTGTCGCTATGCAGTACATGTCGGCAGTACCTTCGGAAACGTCGTCGGGCTATTTGATCGCAGTAAATCGACGCAGAACTATGTGAATGCCGCAATGTTCATGTATGCGCCGGGCAGGGTGATGAATATTCCAAATGACCGGCCCGCGTCGCAGCAGATCGCCGACGCCTATGCGTGCGTTGCAAGTGTGCTAATTGAACATGGCAAGCGGCGGATCTCAGGAAAGATGTATACGGGCGTCAGCTATGAAGAAAAAGACAATCTGCATTGGTTGTACTTCTACAACGCATTTCACTGGCTGAAGATGGCCCAGCGGTATGGGCTTCCGGAAGAACACGCCAGGAAGATCGAAAACCAAATTCTCGAAACAATCGACCCTGCAGGCTTCAACCCTCGCAAACATGCCAATATGCCCGATGTGTATCGTGAGCTTCCGTGGTTCGCTAACAAGGCATTTAATAATCTATCGAAGTTTGTGGCATTTGATTGTGTCAGCCTTGGAGCTCCAGAGTGGATGGCAAAGAGGTCGTACTCCGTGTACAAAGACGGCAAGGCGGAGATAGAGGTTTGCAATCACCTCTGCAAGTCACAGGATGAATTCGAAACGGTCATGCGCCGGACTTCGGTAACTGTCGTCAATATCTTCGACGCCAGCTCCGTCGAATCAACAATTCGATACTTGATTGAGAATCAACTATCGAGTGTTCATGTCTTCAACTTCAGTCGCGTGCGCGTGCCCGAGATCGAACTGCTGAAGACAGTCTTCAATGTCGGTCCGGGGGCTGTCAGAAGTTTCGCGGACTATCTTAAACTGGTCACACAAATATCAACTGCGAGTCATTATGAATATTGCGCTGTCGAAGCCACTGTTTGA
- a CDS encoding NAD-dependent epimerase/dehydratase family protein: MIKGKTIFITGGAGFIGSALAERLVSDNKLIIFDNFRRNSLQDKPHLASHPNVELIKGDIRDRAALAASIDSANIVIHAAAVAGVDSVLKDPVMTMEVNVIGTYNVYTTCLEVGKSLERVIDFSTSEVFGAYAYKVTEANLKPALTVGEARWSYAISKLTGEFFANSFYIKYGLPICCVRPFNIFGPGQVGEGAIHHFVVNAIQDKDVTIYSDGSQIRAWCYIDDILDALEEILQNNRSSGQAFNIGNPQSTLTIYNLAREIIRLSGSKSKIVFKEASSPDVEVRIPDIHKAREILSFEPKVDLEDGLLRTIEWYREKMRRSKTSQATELIFKEKYANV; encoded by the coding sequence ATGATAAAGGGCAAAACGATATTCATTACCGGTGGCGCAGGATTCATCGGTTCAGCACTTGCAGAGCGCCTGGTTAGCGACAACAAGCTAATCATCTTTGACAATTTTCGCCGCAATTCGCTGCAAGACAAACCACACTTGGCAAGTCATCCGAATGTCGAACTGATCAAAGGAGATATCCGGGATCGCGCGGCGCTCGCCGCATCGATTGACAGCGCAAACATCGTAATCCACGCTGCAGCGGTTGCGGGCGTCGATTCTGTTCTGAAAGATCCTGTTATGACAATGGAAGTCAATGTCATTGGCACTTACAACGTGTACACGACGTGTCTTGAAGTTGGGAAATCACTGGAGCGCGTGATTGACTTTTCGACCAGCGAAGTGTTTGGCGCTTACGCTTACAAAGTCACAGAAGCGAATCTAAAGCCGGCGTTGACTGTCGGTGAAGCGCGATGGTCATATGCAATCAGCAAGCTCACCGGCGAGTTCTTTGCGAACAGCTTCTATATCAAATACGGTTTGCCGATCTGCTGCGTACGACCGTTCAACATCTTCGGACCTGGACAAGTCGGCGAAGGTGCAATTCATCACTTCGTTGTTAATGCGATTCAGGACAAGGACGTGACTATCTACTCTGATGGAAGTCAAATTCGTGCATGGTGCTACATCGACGACATCCTTGATGCACTCGAAGAAATCCTGCAGAACAACCGATCAAGCGGGCAAGCCTTCAACATTGGCAACCCGCAGAGCACATTGACGATTTACAATCTGGCGCGCGAGATCATACGGCTTTCGGGTTCGAAATCGAAGATCGTCTTCAAAGAAGCAAGCTCACCAGACGTGGAAGTGAGAATACCGGACATTCACAAGGCACGTGAGATTCTCAGTTTCGAACCGAAGGTAGATCTCGAGGACGGATTGCTGCGAACAATCGAATGGTACCGTGAGAAGATGCGCCGCAGTAAGACTTCACAGGCAACGGAGTTGATATTCAAGGAGAAATACGCCAATGTCTGA
- a CDS encoding GNAT family N-acetyltransferase: MVKNLDRDFASRLVQGQPHHFQSSLVWYDFLRQYSKEEDRSVTLYRDGDPVAFLCALQLKDLIQSLPFPASYAGLQVLPTLTASDMTEAYHSLFEHYSRQCNVLSICTGPLFGSTAGAVDFDFQLEGTVHALDLTDEPLARTTSKFRNNLQRNLRKAENAGVQIKITNEKTKLEQWYRCYSKRMSELKGTQLPFGYIESMFRELEPTGNCSLVAAEVDQKFLGGIVTVQNEHCLDYYLSMFNREDDETQASTAAFYFLVKHAKAQGIKFMNLQASPKSQPDLVHFKKSWGATEYRHKYLVKVLNNADAILNQSAEHLSKEYPFHFVVPFSALKAEPVLA; encoded by the coding sequence ATGGTAAAGAATCTGGATCGCGATTTCGCGAGTAGATTGGTGCAAGGACAACCGCATCACTTCCAGTCATCGCTGGTGTGGTATGACTTTCTTCGGCAGTACTCCAAAGAAGAAGATCGATCCGTGACGCTTTATCGCGACGGTGATCCGGTTGCATTCCTTTGCGCACTGCAACTGAAAGATCTGATTCAATCTCTGCCGTTTCCGGCAAGCTATGCCGGACTACAGGTGCTGCCGACGTTAACGGCATCCGACATGACCGAGGCATATCATTCGCTATTCGAGCACTACTCCCGCCAATGCAATGTATTGTCAATTTGTACGGGTCCATTATTTGGTTCGACAGCTGGCGCAGTTGATTTCGATTTTCAACTCGAAGGCACCGTGCATGCGCTCGATCTCACCGACGAGCCACTGGCGCGCACTACTTCAAAGTTCCGGAACAATTTACAGCGTAATCTGCGAAAGGCAGAGAATGCCGGTGTGCAAATCAAGATCACGAACGAGAAGACGAAGTTGGAACAGTGGTACCGCTGCTACTCGAAACGAATGAGTGAATTGAAGGGGACACAGTTGCCATTCGGTTACATTGAATCAATGTTTCGCGAGCTCGAACCAACCGGCAACTGTAGTCTGGTTGCTGCCGAGGTCGATCAGAAATTCCTTGGCGGCATCGTCACGGTGCAAAACGAGCACTGTCTGGACTATTACCTGAGCATGTTCAACCGGGAAGATGATGAGACTCAGGCATCAACCGCAGCATTCTACTTTTTGGTCAAACACGCCAAAGCACAGGGCATCAAGTTTATGAACCTGCAAGCTTCCCCCAAGAGTCAGCCAGATCTGGTTCACTTCAAGAAATCGTGGGGAGCGACCGAGTATCGACACAAATACCTGGTGAAGGTCTTGAACAATGCGGATGCAATTCTGAACCAGTCCGCTGAACACTTAAGCAAAGAATATCCATTCCACTTTGTAGTGCCGTTTTCTGCGCTGAAGGCAGAGCCGGTGCTGGCTTAG
- a CDS encoding flagellar protein FlaG — MSTSAGLTDIRLEDIQAQVKRISPEATPPNMEGREKIQPTPDQAAVNAKDSVPEADQKTQRDDLERMVQQINQEYSMRNISLKFSIDEESGSLIIRVFDTANEKIIRQIPPESILAIRRRMSALLGDIFDAEA, encoded by the coding sequence ATGAGCACAAGCGCAGGACTGACTGATATTCGACTTGAGGATATCCAAGCTCAGGTAAAACGGATATCGCCGGAAGCTACGCCACCGAACATGGAAGGTCGGGAAAAGATTCAACCTACGCCGGATCAGGCTGCAGTTAACGCGAAAGATTCGGTACCTGAGGCGGATCAAAAGACCCAAAGGGACGACTTGGAACGAATGGTCCAACAAATCAATCAGGAATACTCGATGAGAAACATCTCATTGAAATTCTCGATTGATGAAGAGAGCGGATCTTTGATCATTAGAGTTTTTGACACGGCGAACGAGAAGATTATCCGGCAGATACCGCCGGAGTCGATACTCGCGATTCGCCGCAGAATGAGCGCCTTGCTCGGAGATATCTTCGACGCCGAGGCGTGA
- a CDS encoding tetratricopeptide repeat protein, whose translation MAKKSSGKQRRPKEVVAQKAMSLDASLDQSRAYFANGDYAAALGVARSRYELNDRTTEATNPELVQIGAWSAYRVGNFAEADKFLVDLGNTRGLGEDDALLKGLLHYEFREFGECIRTAEPLLMPLSETARNENNGMTTKAQLDLISCLAMSYYNLGELESAVNVLEEAISARDDHDEFYVNLATVKGRLGDEEGRRKVISDGLVRCGNKRELDILARDLVGNETISLCMIVKNEEALLGQCLTSARGLVNEIIVVDTGSTDGTVAIAEQFGARVYHHPWQNDFSLHRNQSLEYATGDWILILDADEELRQEDIAKLKQATRVPDMNVLSLSVHNKHVASGEITSFLPSVRMWRRKLNVRYEGIVHNELRLPVDEPILRVDAGIIHYGYGLDWELMKKKIARSKALLHKQLEENPNNYFANFNLAQILRGEHKMPPPEVCREIIEHAGRAVRNSSSEAPGQRHIHLMALDQIVSAYFHLGEYKRAEETAKQALEIDPNYLDPMFQLGHVYAASRDFARAIKAYEKYIAAADDYNPGNEITSFILIHSHDQAAAYFSLGLIHEEMKMDEKAELYFKRVLEYKSNHLDVYAHLAVLRFRQGDYDGAESYAERQLSSDRSDITAHVLLAKIKQRAGQAVSSRKHCLEILAIDANHIQALETLISLEREAGNAREALVRIDQLLAVDPTNFATLNQKAEVLIGQGQFDRATEIYSHLLAAFPNDAELWNNAGNCYFRMSDYQEAIRHYSNALAIDAQLVPALRNIGLSYFKLGDNANAAVKLSNYIDYAAEDFDVTYLVARLWFDLSNYSDALRYVEKCLLVHPRSPELVGFLADCYLKLGHIDSAKVGYERALMMNPDFAPAQHMLDEIEKLGGKVTKVGVKVQ comes from the coding sequence ATGGCTAAGAAGAGTTCGGGCAAACAGCGCAGACCCAAAGAGGTTGTGGCTCAGAAGGCAATGAGTCTTGACGCTTCATTGGATCAATCGCGAGCGTACTTCGCTAATGGCGACTACGCGGCTGCCCTCGGTGTCGCCAGATCAAGGTACGAGTTAAACGATCGAACTACGGAAGCCACGAATCCAGAGCTTGTCCAAATCGGCGCCTGGAGCGCATATCGCGTTGGCAACTTCGCGGAAGCAGATAAGTTTCTTGTCGATCTCGGGAACACTCGCGGACTTGGCGAAGACGATGCACTGCTTAAAGGTCTATTGCATTACGAGTTTCGTGAATTCGGAGAGTGTATTCGGACTGCCGAACCACTGCTAATGCCGCTTTCCGAAACGGCGCGCAATGAAAACAACGGAATGACAACAAAAGCCCAGTTGGACCTGATTTCCTGTTTGGCAATGTCATACTACAATCTCGGCGAATTAGAGTCTGCAGTGAATGTCCTTGAAGAAGCGATCAGCGCACGCGATGACCATGACGAATTCTATGTCAATCTTGCCACTGTTAAAGGGCGTTTGGGCGATGAAGAAGGACGGCGCAAGGTCATCAGTGATGGGTTAGTCCGGTGCGGCAATAAACGCGAACTGGATATTCTCGCGCGCGATCTTGTCGGCAACGAGACAATCTCGCTTTGCATGATCGTGAAGAACGAGGAGGCACTGTTGGGACAATGTCTGACAAGCGCCCGCGGGCTCGTGAATGAGATTATTGTCGTCGATACCGGCAGTACTGATGGAACCGTCGCTATTGCAGAGCAATTTGGCGCCCGAGTCTATCATCATCCGTGGCAGAATGATTTTTCGCTTCACCGCAACCAATCGCTTGAATACGCCACCGGAGACTGGATTCTGATTCTCGACGCCGATGAAGAACTGCGTCAAGAGGACATTGCAAAGCTCAAACAGGCAACTCGGGTACCCGATATGAACGTCTTGTCCCTGTCTGTCCACAACAAGCACGTTGCCAGCGGCGAAATCACATCGTTTCTACCTTCGGTGCGCATGTGGAGACGAAAACTGAACGTACGTTACGAAGGTATCGTGCATAACGAACTGCGGTTGCCGGTCGATGAGCCGATTCTTCGCGTTGATGCCGGGATCATACACTACGGCTACGGACTCGACTGGGAATTGATGAAGAAGAAGATCGCTCGCAGCAAGGCGCTGCTCCACAAACAGCTCGAAGAGAATCCGAACAACTACTTTGCAAACTTCAATCTTGCTCAAATTCTGCGCGGCGAACATAAGATGCCACCGCCCGAAGTTTGTCGTGAAATAATCGAACATGCTGGACGCGCTGTTCGCAATTCGAGCTCGGAAGCACCGGGACAGCGGCACATACATCTCATGGCGCTTGACCAAATCGTTTCGGCATATTTTCACTTGGGCGAGTACAAGCGAGCCGAAGAGACTGCCAAGCAAGCGCTCGAAATTGATCCCAATTATCTTGATCCGATGTTCCAACTGGGGCATGTGTATGCTGCTTCTCGCGACTTTGCTCGAGCCATCAAGGCATACGAGAAGTACATCGCAGCAGCAGATGATTATAACCCGGGAAACGAAATCACGAGTTTCATCCTAATCCACTCGCATGATCAAGCTGCAGCCTACTTCAGCCTTGGCTTGATCCATGAAGAGATGAAGATGGATGAGAAGGCGGAGTTGTACTTCAAGCGTGTTCTGGAGTACAAGAGTAATCACCTCGACGTTTACGCACACCTCGCAGTCCTGCGATTCCGTCAAGGTGACTATGATGGTGCGGAGTCTTATGCCGAAAGGCAGTTGAGTTCGGATCGCAGCGATATCACGGCTCATGTTCTACTGGCTAAAATCAAGCAACGTGCGGGACAAGCAGTGTCGAGTCGAAAGCACTGCCTGGAAATCCTCGCCATAGACGCCAATCACATTCAGGCTCTTGAGACACTCATCTCATTGGAACGCGAAGCGGGAAATGCGAGGGAGGCTTTGGTCAGGATTGACCAACTGCTCGCAGTGGATCCTACTAACTTCGCGACATTGAATCAGAAGGCCGAGGTGCTGATTGGACAGGGTCAATTTGACCGCGCAACGGAGATTTATTCGCACCTGTTGGCAGCCTTTCCAAATGATGCGGAACTCTGGAATAATGCCGGAAACTGCTATTTCCGCATGTCAGATTACCAGGAAGCGATACGGCACTATTCAAACGCATTGGCAATCGATGCGCAACTTGTGCCGGCGCTGCGGAATATTGGACTGTCGTACTTCAAGCTCGGTGACAACGCCAACGCGGCAGTAAAACTGTCAAACTATATTGACTATGCGGCGGAGGATTTCGATGTGACCTACCTGGTTGCAAGGCTGTGGTTCGACTTATCGAACTATTCTGATGCACTCCGGTACGTTGAAAAGTGCCTGTTGGTACACCCGCGCTCCCCAGAGCTAGTAGGATTTCTTGCCGACTGCTACTTGAAGCTCGGGCACATTGACAGCGCTAAGGTCGGCTACGAACGTGCACTGATGATGAACCCAGACTTTGCTCCAGCACAGCATATGCTTGATGAAATAGAGAAGCTCGGTGGAAAGGTTACAAAGGTCGGCGTCAAAGTACAATGA
- a CDS encoding radical SAM protein: protein MSENKTSGGTPWREFYGFANEQDKVFPNMVHLDLINICNFKCIHCPQNDIKKFVPDYEPNQLDYEIFTRIIDEVADHGATLRITCDGEPFLYKHIVKAIHYIKDRGVKIATIVTNGSSLTRPIAEAILKPSDTKFIIDFSLDSLYKPTYERIRLQGNFVEVYSNVLFLLKNKKSNPNLRIIVNMIDQDTLVPGELEAFKQFWGPIADDVVVRTYLTVKGMVNASTLKMERDQYRWPCSLLWNRIAISSHGRPRFCVADWREQSVLKDFDLAKVSISEIWQSPFYDQLRRDHLDKEFSKIAICKNCTDWFGLKWDYDYRTVIDRLFEEKANDLTVAQINTQHPVEV, encoded by the coding sequence ATGTCTGAGAACAAGACTTCGGGCGGAACACCGTGGCGCGAGTTTTATGGATTCGCGAACGAGCAGGATAAAGTGTTTCCCAACATGGTCCACCTGGACTTGATCAACATCTGCAATTTCAAGTGCATTCATTGCCCGCAGAACGATATCAAGAAATTCGTGCCGGACTACGAGCCAAATCAGCTTGACTATGAGATATTCACTCGAATTATCGACGAAGTAGCTGACCACGGTGCAACACTGCGCATTACTTGCGATGGCGAACCTTTCCTCTACAAACATATAGTGAAAGCGATCCATTACATAAAGGATCGCGGAGTCAAGATCGCAACAATTGTGACGAACGGCAGTTCTCTGACAAGGCCGATTGCCGAGGCAATTCTCAAACCATCAGATACAAAATTCATCATTGATTTCAGCTTGGACAGCCTTTATAAGCCCACTTACGAGCGCATCCGCCTTCAGGGCAATTTCGTGGAAGTATACAGCAATGTGTTGTTTCTACTCAAGAACAAGAAGAGCAACCCGAACCTGCGAATCATTGTCAACATGATTGATCAGGACACGCTGGTGCCAGGCGAACTGGAAGCATTCAAGCAGTTCTGGGGACCAATTGCGGACGATGTCGTTGTCAGGACTTATCTAACCGTGAAGGGTATGGTAAACGCGTCTACTCTAAAGATGGAACGCGACCAGTACCGCTGGCCATGTTCACTCTTGTGGAATCGCATCGCTATCAGTTCGCACGGTCGGCCGCGCTTCTGCGTTGCCGATTGGAGAGAGCAATCCGTTCTGAAAGACTTCGATCTTGCCAAGGTCAGCATAAGTGAGATATGGCAGTCACCTTTCTACGATCAATTGCGACGCGATCATCTTGACAAAGAGTTCTCAAAGATCGCTATCTGTAAGAATTGTACCGACTGGTTCGGTCTCAAGTGGGATTACGACTACAGGACGGTAATTGACAGACTCTTCGAAGAGAAGGCAAATGATTTAACGGTTGCTCAAATCAACACTCAACATCCGGTGGAAGTATAG